Proteins encoded by one window of Paroedura picta isolate Pp20150507F chromosome 9, Ppicta_v3.0, whole genome shotgun sequence:
- the LOC143844205 gene encoding myelin P2 protein-like has protein sequence MSEQFLGTWKLISSENFDEYMKELGVSFAQRKIGSLAKPKIIITMDKDLMTIRTETGFKVNEISFRLGQEFEEITLDNRKAKSVITRDNGGLIHVQKWNGNHTIIKRKLIQGKMVMEYAMNDIVCTRIYERA, from the exons ATGTCTGAGCAGTTCTTAGGAACCTGGAAACTCATATCCAGTGAGAATTTTGATGAGTATATGAAAGAACTCG GAGTCAGTTTTGCCCAAAGGAAAATCGGCAGCCTAGCCAAACCCAAAATAATCATCACCATGGACAAAGACCTTATGACCATTAGAACAGAGACTGGCTTCAAAGTTAACGAGATCTCCTTTAGACTCGGCCAAGAGTTTGAGGAAATAACACTGGATAACAGGAAAGCTAAG agTGTTATAACCAGGGACAATGGTGGTCTGATTCATGTGCAGAAATGGAACGGCAACCATACTATCATCAAAAGAAAATTAATACAGGGGAAAATGGTgatg GAGTATGCCATGAACGACATCGTCTGCACTAGGATCTATGAAAGAGCATGA